In Aquiflexum balticum DSM 16537, a single genomic region encodes these proteins:
- a CDS encoding AAA family ATPase, with protein MKEPTKQSIKETNQNFSIVGLYVDRECDTHLRKNVEPGHYFFNEWCELKGEKVSLKEIRKPEESFFASNISIQAIVGKNGSGKSSILELMYRMINNFTFHLVKKQKRRAAEVIYHIEGLYADLYFVKGNTLGTLICRGEFIGFSFGDYKISFGSKKSEFSDFIFYENIKNEELIEIGKMFFYSIVTNYSLQSFIDFDYKTERSIRFQSNEKSGIDSSAIWINSLFHKNDGYLTPLVLNPYRYNGTIDLRKEYQLTNSRLSSILIESKKNKREFIEGYQLHSIDYTYEPLIILSKFNYGKNKNINLEDLIYKFLNLDKRSFTSIILREYGLRSKPSEIEPHIVSHIYLVYKTLSIASKYPSFSNFDRFDNVSKFEDVANEDDERDLIALVKEIKKHKSHITLKIRQTLKYLEWSHQNLQTPPHLNFDFSYDEYVESLALKKPLKGLDDITEHLPPPFFSFNIKLEKTKREDNKPNVPILFQRMSSGERQFIYTMSTFVYHIKNILSIQQSNRVRYRSINLILDEVELCFHPEYQRLFIDNLIRTIQRLKLNTHCSFNIIIATHSPFVLSDIPMCNILHLKNGILQSKEQFKNPFGANINDILYQSFFLENGFIGEYARKKILKVIGQLNKPLQSIIDEKENIKETISFVGEPLIQKQLQSLYNEKFNEQDEKDIVIEELRKEIELLQKGK; from the coding sequence ATGAAAGAACCCACAAAACAATCAATTAAAGAAACAAACCAGAATTTTTCAATTGTGGGTTTATATGTTGATAGAGAATGTGACACGCATCTAAGAAAAAACGTAGAACCTGGACACTATTTTTTTAATGAATGGTGTGAGTTAAAAGGTGAAAAGGTTAGTCTTAAAGAAATTAGAAAACCCGAAGAAAGTTTTTTTGCAAGCAATATCAGCATTCAAGCTATTGTTGGTAAAAATGGAAGTGGAAAGAGTTCTATACTGGAATTAATGTATAGAATGATTAATAACTTTACGTTTCATCTTGTAAAAAAACAGAAAAGACGTGCAGCAGAAGTTATATATCATATTGAAGGGTTGTATGCAGATTTATATTTTGTCAAAGGAAACACATTAGGCACTCTAATTTGTAGAGGTGAGTTTATTGGATTCAGCTTTGGTGATTACAAAATTTCATTTGGAAGCAAAAAATCTGAATTTTCAGATTTTATATTTTATGAGAATATTAAAAATGAAGAACTAATTGAAATTGGTAAAATGTTTTTCTATTCAATTGTAACTAATTATTCCTTACAATCATTTATTGATTTTGATTACAAAACAGAACGATCTATTAGATTTCAGTCTAATGAGAAAAGTGGAATTGACTCAAGTGCAATTTGGATTAATAGTTTATTTCATAAGAACGATGGTTACTTAACTCCATTAGTACTTAATCCTTACAGGTATAATGGCACTATTGATTTAAGAAAAGAATACCAACTTACTAACTCCCGTTTGTCGTCCATTCTGATAGAATCCAAAAAAAATAAAAGAGAGTTTATTGAAGGCTATCAATTACACAGTATTGACTATACATATGAGCCTTTAATAATTTTATCAAAGTTTAATTACGGAAAAAATAAGAATATAAATTTAGAGGATCTTATTTATAAATTTTTAAACTTAGACAAGAGAAGTTTTACATCTATAATATTAAGAGAATATGGATTGAGATCTAAACCATCAGAAATTGAACCGCATATTGTTTCTCATATCTATTTAGTTTACAAAACACTTAGTATTGCGTCTAAATATCCTAGTTTCAGTAATTTTGATAGATTCGATAATGTTAGCAAATTTGAAGATGTTGCGAATGAGGATGACGAAAGAGACTTGATAGCATTAGTAAAAGAAATTAAAAAACACAAGTCCCATATAACTTTAAAAATTAGACAAACCCTAAAATACCTTGAATGGTCACACCAAAACCTCCAAACACCACCTCACCTAAATTTTGATTTTTCCTATGATGAATATGTTGAGAGTTTGGCTTTAAAAAAGCCACTAAAAGGACTTGACGATATTACCGAACATCTACCTCCTCCTTTTTTTAGTTTCAATATAAAATTAGAAAAGACTAAAAGAGAAGATAACAAACCTAATGTACCTATATTATTCCAGAGAATGAGTTCTGGCGAAAGGCAGTTCATTTATACTATGAGTACTTTTGTTTACCACATCAAAAATATTTTATCAATACAACAGAGCAATCGAGTTAGGTATCGTAGTATAAACTTAATACTTGATGAAGTTGAACTATGTTTTCATCCAGAATATCAAAGATTATTTATTGATAATTTGATAAGGACAATACAACGTCTCAAACTAAATACACATTGTTCATTTAATATTATAATTGCAACTCATTCACCTTTTGTATTATCTGACATTCCAATGTGTAATATATTGCACCTCAAAAATGGAATTTTACAAAGTAAAGAACAATTCAAGAATCCATTTGGTGCAAACATCAATGATATTCTTTATCAAAGTTTCTTTTTAGAAAACGGATTTATTGGCGAATATGCACGAAAAAAAATATTAAAGGTTATTGGACAACTAAATAAACCTCTTCAATCAATAATTGATGAAAAGGAAAACATAAAAGAAACAATTTCATTCGTTGGGGAGCCGCTTATTCAAAAACAATTACAAAGCTTATACAATGAGAAATTTAATGAGCAAGATGAAAAAGATATTGTAATTGAAGAATTAAGAAAAGAAATCGAACTATTACAAAAAGGAAAATGA
- the ltrA gene encoding group II intron reverse transcriptase/maturase, producing MTDYYETKSQPITKLMVWQAYKKVKANKGSSGIDRMSWEDLDKDLSSYLYKLWNRLTSGSYFPLPVKQVKIPKKDGGIRKLGVPTLLDRIAQQVVRAYLERQLEPLFHESSFGYRPNRNAHQAVKQSERNCFGHDFVVDLDIKGFFDNINHGLMMKALRYYCKDEWIALYVSRWLNAGIMADGVFEETKAGTPQGGVVSPLLANLYLHVAFDEWMRKYHPEKPFERYADDVVIHCKTEKQAQFMLRQVRQRMKTCFLELHPEKTKIVNLRGWSDTKYPRKYDFLGFTIKASMQTIKGKGMLLPGTFVSIKSRTSILGKFREMQIHKWRKPIKEVANRLNPVIRGLLNYYHKLRGESIREIWNQLNHRLLKWVKWEKGLFKWAAVRWLKQQYKSTPNLFEHWKLVQP from the coding sequence ATGACAGACTACTATGAGACAAAATCGCAACCAATTACCAAACTGATGGTATGGCAAGCGTACAAGAAAGTAAAAGCGAACAAAGGAAGTTCGGGCATAGACCGAATGAGTTGGGAGGACTTGGATAAAGATCTATCCTCATACCTCTATAAGTTATGGAATCGACTGACCTCGGGTAGCTATTTTCCTTTGCCAGTCAAACAAGTGAAGATACCCAAGAAGGACGGAGGTATTCGCAAATTGGGTGTCCCCACCCTTCTAGACCGTATCGCACAGCAAGTAGTAAGGGCGTATTTGGAGAGACAACTTGAGCCACTGTTCCACGAGAGTTCATTTGGCTATAGACCAAACCGTAATGCTCACCAAGCAGTGAAACAATCAGAGCGAAATTGTTTTGGGCATGACTTTGTGGTCGACCTTGATATCAAAGGGTTCTTCGATAATATCAACCATGGCCTGATGATGAAAGCACTGAGATATTACTGTAAGGATGAATGGATAGCCTTGTACGTCTCCAGATGGCTAAATGCAGGCATCATGGCAGATGGGGTTTTCGAGGAGACAAAAGCAGGCACACCTCAAGGAGGCGTAGTGAGTCCATTACTTGCGAATCTCTATCTGCATGTAGCTTTTGATGAATGGATGCGGAAATATCATCCTGAGAAACCATTTGAACGGTATGCAGACGATGTGGTGATACACTGCAAGACAGAGAAGCAAGCACAATTCATGTTAAGACAAGTACGTCAGCGGATGAAGACCTGCTTCCTAGAGTTGCACCCTGAGAAGACCAAGATTGTGAACCTACGAGGTTGGTCAGATACTAAGTATCCCCGCAAGTATGATTTTCTTGGATTCACGATCAAGGCATCGATGCAGACCATCAAAGGAAAGGGGATGTTACTACCTGGAACATTTGTGAGTATCAAGTCCAGAACTTCAATACTCGGCAAATTCAGGGAAATGCAAATCCATAAATGGCGCAAACCCATAAAGGAAGTAGCCAATCGTTTGAATCCTGTCATCAGAGGACTGCTCAATTACTATCATAAGCTTAGAGGAGAATCCATACGTGAGATATGGAATCAACTCAACCACCGGTTACTCAAGTGGGTGAAATGGGAGAAAGGACTTTTCAAATGGGCGGCAGTCAGATGGCTAAAGCAACAATACAAGTCTACCCCAAACCTGTTTGAGCATTGGAAATTGGTTCAACCTTAG
- a CDS encoding IS110 family RNA-guided transposase: MKKIHQNTAGIDIGSRSIYVDIEGKEVASFETFTSDFRKAAVYLIEAGVTSVAMEATGSYWVILYDILTEAGLDVWLVDGRQTKQVPGRKTDVKDCQWINQLHAHGLLNRCFVAEGLMKELRSYQRLREDHIRSMSMHINHMQKALIEMNIRLPEVLSQVHGASGTVMIEAILQGERDPQKLLSLCHHSLIKKKGEKIVKALEGFYTEAGLFALKQAYEAYRFYKAQISDCDKKIQDTFNKQNMDLYEFPKGMKRKQIRHNKPDVSDLGKYLLKIFGGKDATKLSGFTDYTWFQVLTETGPDLSRWKTEKHFTSWLGLSPGQHQSGRKKKNKSKGRPKAGQIFRVIAQGLLNSKKIALGAFGRRLCGRKGPRVAIKAMARKLAEQYWRLMVKGSDFVEFGIKYYEEIMQKQKMKLIQRLAVELNMDIVPQEIEEKILNLHEE, translated from the coding sequence ATGAAAAAGATCCATCAAAACACAGCTGGTATCGATATAGGCTCCAGGAGCATCTATGTCGACATCGAAGGAAAAGAAGTCGCGAGTTTTGAAACCTTTACTTCAGACTTCAGGAAAGCCGCAGTTTATCTAATAGAAGCAGGTGTCACTTCTGTTGCCATGGAAGCGACCGGCAGCTATTGGGTTATTCTCTATGATATCCTTACAGAGGCAGGACTTGATGTCTGGCTTGTTGACGGACGCCAGACCAAACAGGTCCCAGGCAGGAAAACCGATGTGAAAGACTGTCAGTGGATCAACCAACTCCACGCCCATGGACTGTTGAACAGGTGCTTTGTAGCTGAAGGTCTGATGAAAGAGCTCCGCTCTTACCAAAGGCTCAGAGAGGACCATATCCGGAGTATGTCCATGCATATAAACCATATGCAGAAAGCACTTATTGAAATGAATATCAGGCTTCCCGAGGTTCTCAGCCAGGTGCACGGTGCCAGCGGAACGGTGATGATAGAAGCCATCCTCCAAGGAGAAAGGGACCCCCAGAAACTACTTTCCCTGTGCCATCACAGTCTGATAAAGAAAAAGGGTGAGAAAATAGTAAAAGCTCTTGAAGGGTTTTATACCGAAGCAGGACTGTTTGCACTTAAACAGGCCTATGAGGCATACAGGTTTTACAAAGCCCAGATATCAGACTGTGATAAGAAGATCCAGGATACATTCAATAAGCAAAACATGGACCTGTACGAGTTCCCAAAAGGTATGAAGCGAAAACAGATCAGGCATAATAAACCCGATGTTTCGGATTTGGGAAAATACCTTCTGAAAATATTCGGTGGCAAGGATGCCACCAAGCTGTCCGGGTTCACCGATTATACATGGTTTCAAGTGTTGACCGAAACGGGTCCGGATCTTTCCAGATGGAAGACCGAAAAACACTTTACCAGCTGGTTGGGGCTATCCCCTGGCCAGCACCAATCGGGTAGAAAGAAAAAGAACAAGTCCAAAGGCAGACCGAAAGCCGGCCAGATATTCAGGGTAATTGCCCAAGGGCTATTGAACAGCAAGAAAATTGCACTCGGGGCATTCGGCAGAAGACTATGTGGAAGAAAAGGTCCGAGGGTAGCCATCAAGGCCATGGCAAGAAAACTTGCAGAGCAATATTGGAGGTTAATGGTAAAAGGATCTGATTTTGTAGAGTTCGGTATAAAATATTACGAGGAAATCATGCAAAAACAGAAAATGAAATTGATACAAAGGCTAGCAGTGGAACTGAACATGGATATTGTCCCACAAGAAATTGAAGAGAAAATCCTTAATTTACATGAAGAATGA
- a CDS encoding ATP-binding protein: MTNEAIIQDSIFKIGKVISVDGRSIRVSVDKAKNSSHLVYKGDLIKNVSVGSYIKIIKGFTKIIGKVEGEFTFEDKVAMTKEYSSSKEKINRSLSISLLGFFNKNEFERGIKEMPLVDNECYLLDREEFNQVHDFIRKHDEPLVIGSLTLEKGQTITVGIDSLFASHIGIFGNTGSGKSYTLAKLYFELFKIYKDNQKFKQKSSFFLLDFNGEYVTEQENVIIPKDYKNIYRLSTKTNGGQKYPITKDTLYDHSFWAIVLEATEKTQTPFLRRAISNSFLADKIKNPTTLKELIIKEFLLGIAKNDKELGLKIIVEFLSELHYSIPNSNLLEVRDIIRERVQYHNTTYQFMFVAENGIRHYDDAMNERITTELENLELPQTDLNDLDVLKLQIIFQYYDEIIKGFANIEHLAPLIKRLAKNFTDIRKVIEAKDEISTSKNFTIVSLKDVNIHMRKILPLLLCKQLYEEQKSKNDETAHLNIIIDEAHNILSRDSDRESEQWKDYRLETFEEIIKEGRKFGVFLTLASQRPSDISPTIISQLHNYFLHRLINNNDIIAVEKTISYLDKLSFEYLPILPTGTCILAGLSAQVPVVIDIGSIDKEFEPNNKTRSLIANWKD, encoded by the coding sequence ATGACAAATGAAGCCATCATTCAAGATTCAATTTTCAAGATAGGAAAAGTCATTTCTGTTGATGGACGCTCTATTCGTGTATCTGTTGATAAAGCCAAAAATTCCTCCCATTTGGTATACAAGGGCGACCTTATTAAAAATGTTTCAGTTGGTAGTTATATCAAAATAATCAAGGGATTCACTAAGATTATAGGAAAAGTTGAAGGCGAGTTTACTTTTGAAGACAAGGTTGCAATGACTAAAGAATATTCAAGCAGTAAAGAAAAAATTAATCGCTCTTTGAGCATTAGTTTGCTAGGCTTCTTCAATAAGAATGAATTTGAAAGGGGTATTAAGGAAATGCCTCTAGTTGATAACGAATGCTATTTGCTTGACCGTGAAGAATTCAATCAAGTACATGATTTCATTAGAAAGCATGATGAACCTTTGGTAATAGGCTCTTTGACTTTAGAAAAAGGCCAAACAATCACGGTAGGGATTGACAGTCTTTTTGCAAGCCACATTGGAATATTTGGAAATACAGGTAGCGGTAAATCTTACACCTTAGCCAAACTTTACTTTGAATTGTTTAAGATTTACAAAGACAATCAAAAGTTTAAACAGAAATCTAGTTTCTTTTTACTTGATTTTAATGGAGAGTATGTTACTGAACAAGAAAATGTAATCATTCCAAAGGATTACAAAAACATTTATCGTTTATCAACAAAAACTAATGGTGGACAGAAATACCCTATTACAAAAGATACTTTATACGACCACTCTTTTTGGGCTATAGTTCTTGAAGCAACGGAGAAAACGCAAACTCCTTTTCTAAGACGAGCAATTAGCAATAGTTTTTTGGCAGATAAAATTAAGAATCCAACTACCTTAAAAGAACTTATCATTAAGGAGTTTCTTTTAGGAATTGCAAAGAACGACAAAGAATTAGGTCTTAAAATAATTGTAGAATTTTTATCCGAACTTCATTATTCAATACCCAATTCTAATTTATTAGAAGTTAGAGATATTATAAGAGAGAGAGTTCAATATCACAATACCACTTATCAATTCATGTTTGTTGCAGAGAACGGTATTAGGCACTATGATGATGCAATGAATGAAAGAATTACTACTGAGTTGGAAAATCTTGAATTGCCACAAACAGACCTAAATGATTTGGACGTCCTCAAGCTTCAAATAATATTTCAATACTATGATGAAATCATTAAAGGTTTTGCCAATATTGAACATTTAGCTCCTCTTATAAAACGATTAGCCAAGAATTTTACGGATATAAGAAAAGTGATTGAAGCCAAAGATGAAATATCAACTTCAAAAAACTTCACAATCGTTTCTTTGAAAGATGTAAATATTCATATGCGTAAGATTTTGCCTCTTTTACTTTGTAAACAACTGTATGAAGAGCAGAAATCAAAAAATGATGAAACAGCACATCTAAATATTATAATTGATGAAGCTCACAACATTCTATCTAGGGATTCAGACAGAGAGAGTGAGCAATGGAAAGACTACAGACTAGAAACTTTTGAAGAAATTATCAAAGAAGGACGAAAGTTTGGAGTTTTCCTTACGTTAGCAAGTCAAAGACCTTCTGACATTTCACCAACTATTATCTCACAGCTACATAACTACTTTTTACATAGACTAATCAATAACAATGACATAATAGCGGTTGAAAAAACAATATCATATTTGGACAAGCTGTCATTTGAGTATTTACCAATATTACCAACAGGAACTTGCATACTTGCGGGACTTTCGGCACAAGTTCCAGTTGTAATTGACATAGGAAGTATAGACAAGGAATTCGAACCAAACAATAAGACAAGAAGCCTGATAGCAAATTGGAAAGATTGA
- a CDS encoding SIR2 family protein, whose amino-acid sequence MEIDKLKNTIQDCNLNFLFGSGLSVPYFSTLGNIEVLLTDLEKDRKLSDDQKTIIRASILGKYFNTVIKKNPQIIDDGITDIGRDETLKNYKDFLIDLNTIVLKRKSTILNKQVNLFTTNIDIFFEKALEVTQLEYNDGFYGRFNPIFNLTNFKKSLFKKSLHYDNTSEIPVFNLLKVHGSLTWETKKDNVIFSNLNAITTVQEKYDLVESELIDFDSKAEISGHFTTEVVSKTLSTNHTAYLEEYSKFAVVNPTKEKFQDTILNLQYYELLRLFSNELEKENTILIVFGFSMADEHIREIILRAANSNPTLTIKIFAYDSNAKSDIEANLKKGSATIRYNNIELIEPEDPEKYDFKTFNKSVIKAILEKID is encoded by the coding sequence ATGGAAATTGACAAATTAAAAAACACAATTCAGGACTGTAACTTGAATTTCTTATTCGGTTCGGGACTTTCAGTTCCATACTTTTCTACATTGGGGAATATTGAAGTTCTATTGACAGATTTAGAAAAAGATAGAAAATTAAGTGATGACCAAAAGACTATAATTCGAGCTTCCATTTTGGGAAAATACTTTAATACGGTAATAAAAAAGAACCCACAAATAATTGACGATGGTATTACTGATATCGGCAGAGATGAAACTCTAAAAAACTACAAGGACTTTTTAATTGACCTCAATACAATTGTATTAAAACGAAAAAGTACAATTCTAAATAAACAGGTTAACCTCTTTACGACAAACATTGACATTTTCTTTGAAAAGGCACTTGAAGTAACCCAACTTGAATATAATGACGGATTCTATGGGCGGTTTAATCCAATTTTTAATCTTACAAACTTTAAAAAATCACTCTTTAAAAAAAGCCTTCACTATGACAATACATCTGAAATACCAGTATTCAACTTATTAAAAGTTCATGGTTCTTTAACTTGGGAAACAAAGAAAGACAATGTTATTTTTTCAAATTTAAACGCCATTACAACAGTTCAGGAAAAATATGATTTGGTAGAATCGGAATTGATTGACTTTGATAGTAAAGCTGAAATATCAGGTCACTTTACAACTGAAGTTGTAAGTAAGACTTTATCTACTAACCACACGGCATACCTTGAAGAGTATTCCAAGTTTGCGGTAGTTAATCCTACTAAGGAAAAATTTCAAGACACAATTTTAAATTTGCAATACTATGAACTCTTGAGACTATTCTCAAACGAGCTTGAAAAGGAAAATACAATCTTAATAGTTTTTGGTTTCTCAATGGCAGATGAACACATCCGAGAAATCATTTTAAGAGCCGCCAATTCCAACCCAACTTTGACAATTAAAATATTTGCTTACGATAGTAATGCAAAAAGCGATATTGAAGCAAATCTTAAAAAAGGAAGTGCCACAATTCGATACAATAATATTGAACTAATTGAACCAGAAGACCCTGAAAAGTATGACTTTAAAACATTCAATAAGTCTGTGATTAAAGCAATACTCGAAAAAATCGACTAA
- the yidD gene encoding membrane protein insertion efficiency factor YidD, whose translation MKTIVRKIAILPVLFYQYLISPLFPSSCRYSPTCSQYTKEAILKHGIFKGGWLGIKRIASCNPWGGHGHDPVP comes from the coding sequence GTGAAAACCATCGTTCGTAAAATTGCCATTCTCCCTGTTTTATTTTATCAATATTTGATATCACCGCTATTTCCTTCATCATGCCGGTATAGCCCAACTTGTAGTCAATATACGAAAGAGGCCATCTTAAAGCATGGGATTTTTAAAGGTGGCTGGTTGGGGATCAAAAGGATTGCAAGTTGCAATCCTTGGGGGGGACATGGTCATGACCCTGTCCCTTAA
- a CDS encoding POTRA domain-containing protein, whose translation MRQFKIYRFSWILICLGILQLPIAFAQTVDTPLDSTQLDVPERVIINNIFIVGNEKTRKNIILREIDLQTGLTYDWEDFLTMVEADQKKIYNLQLFNNVEITPLFTDNETIDLLVTVTERWYIIPNIIFNLADRNLAEWWTNQNRDLSRVNYGARLMHNNVGGRNEKLRVGGQLGFTRSFELLYSKPYIDKGQRHGVSFQFTYFTQKTIPVKSLNNRQIFYTNENEDVLRRNLSSFLRYTYRGSYYNFHFVTMGYNNTEIHPDVFIQNPNYFPIDQTYLDYFVLGYTFRHDKRDNVLYATQGELLNIGITSYGMFGNRNFQDIELSLNANKYLKFNQYFHFATGLSLNSFLGNSQPYTLVRGIGYNPNFIRGYELNVVEGQQIVVHKNSLRLKLIDVGYDIGNYVPLEEFSYFPIKLYFSANFDHGFVNDRNKLPENLRLTNQYLFGYGLGLDLVTLYDMVFRFEYSLNNSNESAFYFNFRAPF comes from the coding sequence TTGAGACAATTTAAGATATATAGGTTTTCATGGATTTTAATATGCTTAGGTATATTACAGCTTCCCATTGCCTTTGCCCAAACTGTCGATACTCCCCTGGACAGTACGCAATTGGATGTACCGGAGAGGGTGATCATCAATAATATTTTTATTGTCGGGAATGAAAAAACAAGAAAAAACATCATTCTGAGAGAAATTGACCTTCAAACAGGACTGACCTATGATTGGGAAGACTTTTTGACAATGGTAGAGGCAGACCAGAAAAAAATATACAATCTGCAGTTATTCAACAATGTCGAAATCACCCCACTATTTACAGATAATGAAACGATAGATTTATTGGTTACCGTCACGGAACGTTGGTACATTATTCCAAATATCATTTTCAATCTTGCTGACAGAAATCTTGCAGAATGGTGGACCAACCAAAACAGGGATTTGTCCAGGGTAAATTACGGTGCCAGGCTGATGCATAATAATGTAGGGGGAAGGAATGAAAAACTCCGTGTAGGCGGGCAATTGGGTTTCACAAGATCCTTTGAATTGTTATACAGCAAGCCTTATATCGATAAAGGGCAAAGGCATGGTGTAAGTTTTCAGTTCACTTATTTTACCCAAAAAACCATTCCCGTAAAATCCCTCAATAACAGACAGATCTTCTATACCAATGAAAATGAGGATGTACTCAGAAGAAACCTCTCCTCCTTTTTGCGCTATACTTACAGGGGAAGTTATTACAATTTTCATTTTGTGACCATGGGCTATAACAATACTGAAATCCATCCTGATGTCTTTATCCAAAATCCCAACTATTTCCCGATAGACCAAACCTATTTGGACTATTTTGTCTTGGGCTATACCTTTAGGCATGACAAAAGGGACAATGTGCTATATGCCACTCAAGGTGAACTGCTTAATATTGGCATAACCAGTTATGGGATGTTCGGAAACCGTAACTTCCAGGACATAGAATTAAGTCTAAATGCCAATAAATACCTAAAATTCAACCAATATTTTCATTTTGCCACCGGGCTTTCCTTAAACTCATTTTTGGGAAATAGTCAGCCCTATACCTTGGTAAGAGGTATCGGTTACAACCCCAATTTCATCCGCGGATATGAATTGAATGTGGTGGAAGGTCAACAGATCGTGGTCCATAAAAACAGCCTGAGATTGAAACTGATCGATGTGGGCTATGATATAGGCAATTATGTGCCATTGGAGGAGTTCTCCTATTTTCCGATCAAACTCTATTTTAGTGCCAATTTTGACCATGGATTTGTCAATGACCGCAACAAACTCCCTGAAAATCTCCGACTGACCAATCAGTATCTTTTCGGATATGGCCTTGGGTTGGACCTGGTCACGCTTTACGACATGGTCTTCCGGTTTGAATATTCCCTGAACAATTCCAATGAAAGCGCTTTCTATTTTAATTTTAGGGCACCTTTTTAG
- a CDS encoding HNH endonuclease domain-containing protein, translated as MRRILISPYVVQLAEDYHNNLFKKRNANFNKPINSDGISGNLIDLEDFLRIDCNLPLYADYVRTIIDNYSEIITLQPNNFQNYNDDNFNLTPEELSKLVTPPAGNTRFKRKQLYELILDAMRYDAVRDKEYLKYINKIGIKSCIYCNAQFSITTEAINGNLSGKYELDHYFPKSKYPFLSTSFFNLILCCSHCNKSKLNRTALFNLYVDDFNLVEPFSFSLDIRSMLRYLLTQNETELVIIFNSEDLNLKENHEKLFHITELYSQHKDIVEEIIWKSRIYNKSYKDSLSDSFAKLFPNTSNFNRFILGNYDNPKEIHKRPMAKLAQDIGRQLGVI; from the coding sequence ATGAGAAGAATCTTAATTAGTCCTTATGTTGTACAATTAGCAGAAGATTATCATAACAATCTTTTTAAAAAGAGAAATGCTAACTTTAATAAACCTATTAACAGTGATGGGATTTCTGGCAATTTAATTGACTTGGAAGATTTTCTTAGAATTGATTGTAACCTCCCATTGTATGCGGATTATGTGAGAACAATAATTGATAATTATTCAGAGATAATTACGCTCCAGCCAAATAATTTTCAAAATTACAATGATGATAATTTCAACTTAACTCCAGAAGAATTATCCAAGCTAGTTACTCCACCAGCTGGAAACACCAGATTTAAGAGAAAACAATTATATGAGTTGATTTTGGATGCAATGCGGTATGATGCGGTACGTGACAAAGAGTATCTAAAATATATAAATAAAATTGGGATTAAATCCTGCATTTATTGCAATGCTCAATTTTCAATCACTACGGAAGCAATTAATGGCAATCTTTCAGGTAAATATGAATTAGATCATTATTTTCCAAAATCAAAATATCCATTTTTGTCAACCTCATTTTTTAACCTCATACTGTGCTGTTCACATTGCAATAAGAGCAAACTTAACCGAACAGCATTATTTAATCTGTATGTTGACGATTTTAATTTAGTTGAGCCCTTCTCGTTTTCACTAGATATAAGGTCAATGCTTCGTTATTTACTTACCCAGAACGAAACAGAGTTGGTTATTATATTTAATAGTGAAGACTTGAATCTAAAGGAAAACCACGAAAAATTATTTCATATTACAGAATTATACAGTCAACATAAAGACATTGTTGAAGAAATAATCTGGAAATCTAGGATATATAACAAGAGTTATAAGGATAGTCTTTCTGATTCTTTCGCAAAACTATTTCCAAATACATCAAATTTCAATCGTTTTATTTTAGGTAACTATGATAATCCAAAAGAAATCCATAAACGACCTATGGCAAAATTAGCACAGGATATTGGAAGACAATTAGGTGTAATTTGA